Proteins encoded by one window of Micromonospora coxensis:
- a CDS encoding phosphoribosyltransferase, which yields MPGELRGRLTALFRWVDPGPGSSHLVSDASGWWRDPQVLAALGPALVAPFREARPTVVVAPAVTGLMLGPLAATALGVGFVAAHKPGDGRLPTGPLTWAQSPPDFRGRRVDLAVREHLLGPDDRVLMVDDWVATGAQAQAVREICAARGASWLGVAAVVADCPAEVARELGVRGLLDAGQLR from the coding sequence ATGCCCGGTGAGCTTCGTGGACGCCTGACCGCACTCTTCCGCTGGGTCGACCCGGGTCCGGGCAGCAGCCACCTGGTCAGCGACGCCTCCGGCTGGTGGCGGGATCCGCAGGTACTGGCCGCGCTGGGGCCGGCCCTGGTCGCGCCGTTCCGCGAGGCCCGGCCTACCGTGGTGGTCGCGCCGGCGGTGACCGGACTGATGCTCGGGCCGCTCGCCGCCACCGCCCTCGGAGTGGGCTTCGTCGCGGCCCACAAACCGGGCGACGGACGGCTGCCGACCGGCCCGCTGACCTGGGCGCAGAGCCCGCCGGACTTCCGGGGCCGGCGGGTCGACCTGGCGGTGCGGGAGCACCTGCTCGGGCCCGACGACCGGGTGCTCATGGTGGACGACTGGGTGGCCACCGGCGCGCAGGCGCAGGCCGTCCGCGAGATCTGCGCGGCGCGCGGCGCGAGCTGGCTCGGCGTCGCCGCCGTGGTCGCCGACTGTCCGGCCGAGGTGGCCCGCGAGCTGGGCGTACGCGGGCTGCTCGACGCCGGTCAGCTGCGCTGA